A genomic stretch from Setaria italica strain Yugu1 chromosome VII, Setaria_italica_v2.0, whole genome shotgun sequence includes:
- the LOC101753609 gene encoding receptor-like serine/threonine-protein kinase SD1-8 translates to MANSILLVLLPLFLVLTALSANAASDILSKGRNITDGDTLVSAGGSFSLGFFSSGLPNKRYLGIWFSVSKDAICWVANRDRPLVDTSGVLLITDAGSLLLLDGSGQVVWSSNTTGATAPASAWLLESGNLVVSDRRSSAVMWQSFDHPSNTLLPGMKIGKNLWTGAVWYLSSWRSAGDPSPGRYRYTTDTRGVPENVLWDGDAERYRTGPWNGLWFSGVPEMMTYSDMFTYELTVSSGEITYSYAAKPGAPFSRLLLTDGGAVQRLVWDASTRAWKSFFQGPRDVCDAYGKCGAFGVCDAGAASTSFCSCARGFSPASPAEWRMRDASSGCRRNVTLDCAGNGTTTDGFLRLRGVKLADTNNASADTGVTLEECGARCLANCSCVAYAPADIRGGGAGSGCIMWTDGLVDLRSVDGGQDIYLRSAKSELDVIKPPRRPFRTPLVVGASIASIVVILLVILMIFFLIRRCLRPRISAARSIQPIPAPTVPSVELCSMKAATNDFHKHNIIGRGGFGIVYEGCLSDGKKVAVKRLIIRSSHTGDECEKAFDREVELMSKLRHGNLVQLLAYCKDGNERLLIYEYMKNRSLNFYIHGKNPELRATLNWEQRLEIIIGIADGIAYLHKGLNKGVIHRDIKPSNILLDGNWRPKVADFGTAKSFIEDQTNPTLFQTPGYTAPEYAMQGYLTLKCDVYSFGVVLLEIISGPRDRTMPPLILDAWESWNQNRIMDLLDSAVKKPEPDELLLKLERCVQIGLLCVQQLPDDRPTMSAVVTMLNSGSPEINPPKMTMFNRRTGSLLHDADFSKQEASSIGTHSITVDLT, encoded by the exons ATGGCAAACAGCATTCTCCTGGTTCTCTTGCCTCTCTTCCTCGTTCTCACAGCTCTTTCTGCCAATGCTGCGTCTGATATCCTCAGTAAGGGCCGCAACATCACCGACGGCGACACGCTCGTGTCGGCCGGAGGGTCATTCAGCCTCGGCTTCTTCTCATCCGGGTTGCCAAACAAGAGATACCTTGGGATCTGGTTCTCTGTCTCCAAGGATGCTATCTGCTGGGTAGCCAACCGTGATCGGCCACTCGTCGACACTTCCGGGGTGCTGCTGATCACTGACGCAGGGAGTCTTCTCTTGCTCGACGGGTCCGGTCAAGTCGTGTGGTCATCGAACACGACTGGCGCCACCGCGCCAGCTTCGGCGTGGCTGCTCGAGTCGGGCAACCTCGTCGTGAGTGACCGGAGGAGCAGCGCCGTCATGTGGCAGTCGTTCGACCACCCGTCGAACACCTTGCTCCCCGGCATGAAGATCGGCAAGAACCTGTGGACCGGGGCCGTGTGGTACCTCTCGTCGTGGCGTTCGGCCGGTGACCCGTCGCCGGGGAGGTACCGGTACACGACCGACACGAGGGGCGTGCCCGAGAACGTCCTCTGGGACGGCGACGCCGAGAGGTACCGGACGGGTCCGTGGAACGGGCTGTGGTTCAGCGGCGTCCCGGAGATGatgacgtactcggacatgttCACGTACGAGCTCACCGTCAGCTCCGGCGAGATCACGTACAGCTACGCCGCCAAGCCCGGCGCACCCTTCTCCCGGTTGCTGCTCACTGACGGCGGGGCGGTGCAGCGCCTGGTGTGGGACGCGAGCACGCGCGCGTGGAAGAGCTTCTTCCAGGGGCCGAGGGACGTCTGCGACGCGTACGGCAAGTGCGGCGCGTTCGGCGTGTGCGACGCCGGCGCGGCGTCCACGTCGTTCTGCAGCTGCGCCCGGGGGTTCAGCCCCGCGTCCCCCGCGGAGTGGAGGATGAGGGATGCCTCGAGCGGGTGCCGCCGGAACGTGACGCTGGACTGCGCCGGCAACGGGACGACGACGGACGGGTTCTTGCGGCTGCGAGGGGTGAAGCTCGCCGACACGAACAACGCGTCGGCCGACACGGGCGTGACGTTGGAGGAGTGCGGCGCGAGGTGCCTGGCCAACTGCTCCTGCGTGGCCTATGCTCCTGCGGACatccgcggaggcggcgccgggagCGGCTGCATCATGTGGACGGACGGCCTTGTCGATCTACGATCCGTAGATGGAGGGCAAGACATCTACCTGAGGTCTGCAAAGTCTGAACTAG ATGTCATCAAACCACCCCGCCGGCCATTTCGTACTCCACTGGTGGTTGGTGCATCCATAGCTTCCATCGTTGTAATTCTCCTTGTTATTTTGATGATTTTCTTTCTGATCAGGAGATGCTTGAGACCTAGAATATCAG CTGCTCGCAGTATTCAGCCTATTCCTGCTCCGACTGTCCCTTCCGTTGAACTGTGTAGCATGAAGGCGGCGACAAACGATTTCCACAAACACAATATCATTGGCCGAGGTGGATTTGGCATCGTTTATGAG GGGTGCCTATCAGATGGGAAGAAGGTTGCCGTTAAGAGGCTGATTATACGGTCTTCGCATACCGGTGATGAATGCGAGAAGGCTTTCGATAGAGAAGTCGAACTGATGTCAAAGCTCAGGCATGGAAACCTTGTTCAGCTACTTGCTTACTGTAAGGATGGAAACGAGCGTCTACTGATCTACGAGTACATGAAGAATAGGAGCCTTAATTTCTATATACATG GAAAAAACCCTGAACTCCGTGCTACTCTGAATTGGGAGCAAAGGCTGGAAATAATTATTGGGATTGCAGATGGCATTGCTTATCTTCACAAAGGACTAAACAAGGGAGTCATTCACAGGGATATAAAACCATCTAACATACTTTTGGATGGCAACTGGAGGCCAAAGGTAGCAGATTTTGGCACCGCAAAATCGTTCATTGAAGATCAGACAAACCCAACATTGTTTCAGACACC GGGGTATACAGCTCCAGAgtatgcaatgcaagggtaCCTGACGCTGAAATGCGATGTGTACAGCTTCGGAGTTGTCCTGCTGGAGATAATAAGTGGTCCAAGGGATAGAACCATGCCACCACTCATTCTTGAT GCTTGGGAGTCATGGAATCAGAATAGGATCATGGATCTCCTCGATTCAGCTGTGAAAAAGCCTGAGCCTGATGAGCTCTTGCTTAAACTAGAGAGATGTGTCCAGATAGGCCTTCTCTGTGTGCAGCAACTGCCCGATGACAGGCCTACGATGTCCGCAGTGGTTACAATGTTAAACAGTGGAAGTCCAGAGATTAACCCGCCAAAAATGACAATGTTCAACAGAAGAACTGGATCACTTTTACACGACGCAGATTTCTCAAAGCAGGAAGCATCCAGCATTGGCACACATAGCATCACGGTCGATCTCACCTAA